In the [Clostridium] colinum genome, one interval contains:
- a CDS encoding GtrA family protein, with protein sequence MFKSILKKLFTKEILLYLIFGVLTTLVDTVVFYVSNYKLNIHYVLSTCLAWLLAVLFAYITNKLFVFSYKNSQNILKEMFYFFSLRFVSLLLSIVFMVIMVDILNIQELLSKILVNVFVVIANYFFSKIFIFKS encoded by the coding sequence ATGTTTAAATCTATATTAAAAAAATTATTTACTAAAGAAATTTTATTATATTTAATCTTTGGAGTTTTGACTACCTTAGTAGATACAGTTGTTTTTTATGTATCAAACTATAAATTAAATATACACTATGTTTTATCTACTTGTTTAGCGTGGTTGCTTGCTGTTTTGTTTGCATATATAACAAATAAGTTGTTTGTTTTTTCTTATAAAAATAGCCAAAATATTTTAAAAGAAATGTTTTATTTTTTTTCACTTAGATTTGTATCTTTGTTATTATCTATTGTATTTATGGTTATAATGGTAGATATTTTAAATATACAAGAGCTTTTATCTAAAATACTTGTTAATGTATTTGTTGTTATAGCAAACTATTTTTTTAGTAAAATTTTTATTTTTAAATCTTAA